In Theobroma cacao cultivar B97-61/B2 chromosome 7, Criollo_cocoa_genome_V2, whole genome shotgun sequence, the genomic window GCTTCTTCTTCCGAAACACCTTCTTGGGTCATGtaaaaatggatgaaattcaTTGATTCTCCCCTTTTGATTTCAACCTTCAAAAGATAAGTAATATCTAACTTaacaaattattgaaatataataaaataggTAGCCACTAGTTTGGTAGACAAGTGAGAGAGATTTGTTGAAACGTTAAATTGGTACAGCAATAAAGCAATAGCAATGCAGGCAAGAACAAACCTCGGCAGTGTTTAAATCATTAATGAGTCGACCAATGTAGCCAGGCAACCTAACTAAGTCAGAGACAGACCAATGCTCCACAAATTCTGACAAATAATCATTTATAGAGTGTCCTGCCACTCCAAAAAAGCCATAGACAATGGATACAGGTACACCAATCGAGACCCAAGCATTCTCAAGATATTCATCTGCAGTTGGAGTGTATCCGCTGTGAAACCATCGTGCTTCCTTGAGATATCCTCTAATATAACACAACCACTACAAAAATTGAATGTCAACTTGTCAGTATAAATTACAATTAATAGATAAAGTTCTCATTATGTATGTACTCCATGCAtaatttccattttttctctatatatctttttttaaaattatgtcatttttttaaacatctaatattcttttttgtattttataaattattatttataatttctttttttacttttcagcattaaaaattgtaaaacatcaattaatttacaaaattgttttgaaatttttttaacaaatagACTAAAACTAAAGgtttttttcccttaatttctATAAAAGTTCAAGAAagacaaataaataatattttatttggtcattcGATTATGTACCATacctattacattttttttagtgaACATAGCTATTCCTTAATATAGGGTAAAATATCCATGCCATTATCTTTCAAGGCATATTGGACCAATTCACTAACATGGTTGCACATGGCTGAGGATACTTTCATGTACTCTTGGAAGTTCCTCCATTGCCTTATTAAGATCCCATCTGCAATTCGGGAAAAGTTTGTCATTAAAAGAGTTTGGAAACGTGTACGTAGAATGAACACAAATTTTCAAAGCATTGCTCAGACTAAGGAAAGAAGTTGAAAATCTAAATTTCTCACCTATTTACTGCATCTGTGTACTTCTCAAGCTCATCAAGTGAGCCATATACGTCCAATATGTCATCTAAGGCTGTTCCCATGAATCCGAATTTCGCGAGGTTCCTCCTCAATAGGGGTAATTGGGGCCCCGGAGGGCAACTCCCCAGTGCCCAAAAATAAGACTCAAGTAGCCTATCCCGAGCGAAAGGTCGCCTTTCCTTATAGTTCAAGTCCCTCCACCCCCTGCCCAATCAATTGGAAAACAGTAAATATCTTTACATACAAACAGCAACTAAATTCAATTTGTAGACTTTATTACAATTTACTACCTATTCGCGATTTAGGGGCATTTTCCATTAAACCATGTATATCCATTTAACAGCACTGATATTTAGTAacaatttaaatgatttaagttgatgtgaaaattaaatttcttaactatcacattttatttttacccaTAAAAAAACTGACATTTTAAAATCTGATTTATTTTCAATCTAATTTAACTAATGATATctagtaataataatttaaaaatctgATTTCTTAACAATGTAATTTAAGTAATTACTGATGTCAAGTAATCGTAATTTAAAAATCTGATGACAATCTTAGCTtaaaagttcttttttttttctttttcagatttattttttaatagatAATCTTACTCCACTAGTTCCTGTACCTCCTTCAGATAAACAGATTGCATGATATTGTAGTTCAACTTGGCAAGCTCGAGCAAAACCAAATTCATCTTATCATCATATTGGTAGATAGCAATGAAATCTCGTGCTTCTGTCCAAGGCATCCTCCAGTGCAGTGGATATTCCAGTGATTGTTGTATTTGCCGAGCTATAGTCTTCTTTAGCACTAACAGATGTTTTGTACTAAAATTCAGGGCCTCGTCTAAAACATCTTCTTCTGGCATCCCAAGGTAAGAAGCTTTGTGTAAACTCAATAGCCCAATAACATCTTCTCGTGAGCTGTCCATGAATTTTCCATCTATCTCCATGAACTTATTAAACAGATCTGCACATTTTCACCCCTCACATCTTGAGTATGTATGTTACCCAAATAAACAAGAAGTGGAATCCCTTAAATGATCCAGCTGCAGGGTCCCTGCAAGGGCACAGCTGTTGAAAATGCTAAATGAAGATGAGGCGTCGGTAAGGATTCGAATGCATAGTAAagcaaactattcctttcaagATAGTTGGGTATAGATTGGTAAAAGATATTGTATTCATGAATATCTATTTATTGTGATAGTTTCAATAAAGCGAAATAAACTAgatttgtcaaaaaaaattaaataaggaggaaaattaaaattaaaaaagaacaCGAACATTTTGAGTCTTGTTAGCCAATCTGAAGTGTTAaattgaatgattgattattCCAAAAAgttaaactaataaaaaaaacttgattattatatttaaattctaataCACTTCTTCACATGTATTTCAGATGAATATTTAATGGGCTTGCAGGTGGACTCAAGTGTAGAAATAAGCCACGCCCAAAAAAGGATTAAAGAAGTATTGTAAAGTTCAATTTGTAACCAAACACTCGAAACAATATTAAAAGGAGAGTAACACATTTTCTAACATTCGAAATCAAAGCTCTAATATTATATTAAGTTGGGCGTTCAATTATTTCAAAACTTTAGTTGATAGGAAAGGGACAACTATCATATTTAAGTTTAACACTAGGCTTGACAAAAAAAGATGaccataaattaaatatagtGTCCTTTAATGAAACGCTAttcaaaatgataaaaaaataagttaacTATAGTGAAAACATTTTGCGCATATAACCTGTACCAATGAAGAAACCATTTTGACGTATAAGTCTAAATTGCAAGGCGGCAGTGTAAAGATCAGTGGCAATGTTGGCATCAACAAGTTTAGCGAGAATATCCTTGATATCCTTCTCAAAGTGGTAAGCCCCTCCTAAGCGTTGCATTGTATTGATCAGATCCAGTTGGTCACGTGGTTCTTTCATGCTAGCAAGTAAATCCCCAGCACCTTGCTTAAGTTCCTCAAGACGAGTGACATGGTTCTCGAACTGCAAAGttaaccaaaataaagtggTGCAGGTTAAACACAGAGTAATTCTAAGGTGATGAAGCTTGGGCATCTAATGAAAGTAAACTTACTGAGTAGGGTGTGGTGAAGGACTTGACGAGTTCAACATCCCAAACAGTGGGAAGGTTACCTGCTGATCGTTGTTCAATACCTTCTGCTTCCATGGTAATACTAAAATGATTAATATTGCGTTGTAACTCGACCGGTTACAGGTATTTATATAGAGATGCAATGAAGAATTTATCCATAACATAACAGAGGATAATAATTAACAGCAGAAATAGTAGAACCCACAAATAGTTCTAAATGACAAAACAGCATGTCTTTCGGTTTtgttattcaaataattaatttttaaattatttacttatatataAGCATTATACCAACAAATAGAAGAACCCACGTGTAAATCTTTTTGATGGATATGCATCAAACATAATTGGAGATTTGTACTACGGATTGATAAAAATCCATTTGACTTATTCAAATTCTGATCcgatttaatttgatttgattagaaaaaatcatcaaaatgttatgaatatttttgtgaatatttatttataccATGTATATCTAGAGTTGgatgtaaattagattggatGAATATTAAGATTTAATCCATCTAATCCCTTagtattatcttcttcttgtaAATTCAATATAGATAAGGGGTTATTAGCCTATAATAGGCCTcttcacttcatttgtaaataaacacttgaataagatcttcttactccctctaaatactttctctttcctctaaatactttcttttatatttctcTTGTAATTGTTCTTTcagatttatttcataacacgTTATCAGAACGATTATCCGATCTCTcaaattttagaattattatgttttcatcatcttcaagCTCCAAAAGAATTTCAATGATTGGGTTTTGATTTCTGATTCTAGAGAATCAGGTAAGTGACTTGATATCTCTTTagtattttcattcttttaaaatcaaccttaatatgaattttactattatgttgtatatattatattttgtccCTTGATTGGAAAGTGAATTTGCTATTATATAGTTCATTCCCTAAAGTGAATGTGACAAACGAGTTGCTAATAAAAAACTTACATCTCCTTACCTTATTTGTTGAGTTTGTAGGTTTGGAAAGCATGAAGATAAGGAGGATAAAATGGTACAAATTACtcttatttaagtaactaaaattttaattacctCTCCTTTAATATGCTCAAAAGCTAATCTatattcatttaaataaatttaatttctaaaattaaataacttgatgAATGAAGATACGCAATTGAAATggtaaaaattaattcatattcaTAACTCTAGGCAACACTCAAATATTATTCAATTGCAccattttatttgattaatccatattcatttataatattattcaattgcaatcacattacttaCAATCACATTACTTGTAATCAAATAGCATTGTAAAGTAACAAACGCCACCATAATATGATTGCAAGCAATATGATTATAggaaaaaataacattacaaTATTTGGTATACaagcaaaataataattaaaatgtagGGAGATAATATTACAGCGTTTGATTTACAAGTATTTTGATGTAAatgtaatattaattttcaaaattacccttactattaaaatgaaaatttaatatacttgtattttttattgttaatttttatataatatcatctcttaaatatatttttaatgtcatatattttattttcatttcttattataatcttatatattttattttcatttctttaatataattttttacattatatatttatttattttaatttcttttacctatattatataacttttaatttcttatattttattttattttaatttctaatttttatattatatattttattttaatattttttattttaattataacattagaaaatgtttttaataaagtaataaagttGAAGGGTAAAAATGTCTTTACTAACATTGCAGAGTGCAATGTAATGGGATTGTATTGGTTTTGGAttgtaatcacattacattacTTGGCTacaatgtgattgcattgcaaTCTTACATTGCAGTGGTCTgttgcaaaaacaaatattgcagtgtaatttaatttgacaCATTATAGGGAATGGGCTCCCA contains:
- the LOC18594729 gene encoding probable terpene synthase 9, translating into MEAEGIEQRSAGNLPTVWDVELVKSFTTPYSFENHVTRLEELKQGAGDLLASMKEPRDQLDLINTMQRLGGAYHFEKDIKDILAKLVDANIATDLYTAALQFRLIRQNGFFIGTDLFNKFMEIDGKFMDSSREDVIGLLSLHKASYLGMPEEDVLDEALNFSTKHLLVLKKTIARQIQQSLEYPLHWRMPWTEARDFIAIYQYDDKMNLVLLELAKLNYNIMQSVYLKEVQELVEGWRDLNYKERRPFARDRLLESYFWALGSCPPGPQLPLLRRNLAKFGFMGTALDDILDVYGSLDELEKYTDAVNRWDLNKAMEELPRVHESILSHVQPC